In the Scylla paramamosain isolate STU-SP2022 chromosome 14, ASM3559412v1, whole genome shotgun sequence genome, one interval contains:
- the LOC135106872 gene encoding muscle-specific protein 20-like yields the protein MALQRQVMVKMMGKRDPEQEKESLEWIFAILEEPVPNAPFEDILQDGTVLCRLMNKLSPGIIPKINTSGGQFKMMENINNFLKAIRSYGVPIQDVFQTADLYEKKQLSQVSTTLFALGRATYQHPEWPGPWLGPRPSEENKREFTDEQLAASKTVIGLQAGSNKGATQAGDNTGAQRRVIVGK from the exons ATGATGGGCAAGAGGGACCCCGAGCAGGAAAAGGAATCCCTGGAGTGGATCTTCGCCATCCTGGAAGAACCCGTCCCTAATGCACCATTTGAGGACATTCTGCAGGACGGAAcg GTGCTGTGTCGTCTGATGAACAAGTTGTCTCCTGGCATCATCCCCAAGATAAACACGAGTGGTGGTCAGTTCAAGATGATGGAGAACATTAACAA CTTCCTGAAAGCCATCAGATCCTACGGTGTGCCCATTCAGGACGTGTTCCAGACTGCTGATCTGTACGAGAAGAAGCAGCTCTCCCAGGTCTCCACCACGCTCTTCGCCCTGGGCCGCGCC ACCTACCAGCACCCCGAGTGGCCCGGCCCCTGGCTGGGTCCCCGCCCCTCTGAGGAGAACAAGAGGGAGTTCACTGATGAGCAGCTGGCGGCCTCCAAGACAGTGATCGGGCTGCAGGCAGGCTCCAACAAGGGCGCCACCCAGGCCGGCGACAACACGGGAGCCCAGAGGCGAGTGATCGTGGGCAAGTAA